A window of Treponema primitia ZAS-1 genomic DNA:
CTGGGATAATTTATCGCTATGTTTATCGCTACTTTTAATACCCGCTACGGTCAACAAAACAGTGGTCTTAAAAATGTCCCCTTCCAGCAATTCCGGTTCGCCGGGTCGGTATGCCGTCTCTGAGCCATTGCCCCACGGTTAAAACCGCCTCATCCCGGTTCTTTGTCCGGGTGCTGCGGCTTACAATCCGCATCCCGGTCTGCGGGTCCATTATCTCCGCATATAACACGCCATCTTTACGGGGGTACAAATAAAAAGACCGGCCCATAATTCCTCCTGGTGGGAACAGATACGGTTTCCCGTAACTCTTTCCGACTAAGATTGAATGATGGAGCCGGTTTTTCCGGTATCCTGCCCTTTGGAGGGCTTTGCTAATTCTTTGTAACACAACGAATTAGCTCTTAGATGGGGAGTGAAGGATTCGAACCTACGAAGGCTGAGCCAACAGATTTACAGATCCCGAAATCCCTAATCATCTTTTATCTTTAGTATCTTTCATTAACTATTATATAGAAGAATATTACTCTTTTCAAGTCCTTTTTGCTCTCCTTTGTTCAATTCATATCGTAGAGTTTCTAAAGATTGTTTCTGTAGATGGCACAAACGTAATTAAATTTTCATTTGGATTTGTAGCGATACTATTTTCGTTAGATTGGTTTTCTTTGAAGCTCAAGATCTTTAGTGAAACTGCCTGGTAGATCCCCCCAAGTACCCCAAACCCACAGGACTATTCCTCTTAACCTTATGGCGAATCAAGAAAAAACGACCAGCCCCTACCCTCGCGATGCTTACTTATCTGTCACTATTAATTATTGTCCTATCGAATTGAGCCGATACTTCAGGCAAGGTACAAGGGCCGGAAGCGGCAGTTTATAGACTTTCCAACCGTGAAGGCCGGGAAAGGCAAAAAGCGCGGCGTACTGACCCCTATTCCCGGAAGTCCGGGAACGGCTCCTTGAATTGATCGCAGGGCCTTTTTCCAGATATCATTGACCTTTCCCGAAACTGTCCCCAATGATCCGCCGACATTTCGAACTAATCGGGGCATTCTATCAGGCCCGCAGCTTCTTCATCCTTCAAACTATGCAAAGCATGAAAAATGCGACCATCCCTCAAGCCCCGTAGCGCTTACTTACCCTTTCACGGCTATAAGCGCCGCCTTATCAGACCGGGTCGATAGCCAGGCAGGGGCGCTACCAGGATACTGCTGGGCATCGTAGCTGTAAAAAGCACGTAACTGTTAAAAACACTTGACAAACCAATCAATTATGACAAGATTAACCTAATTATGCATAGATAAAGAGCCATGTGGACCGGACAGACAGGGAGGCACTGGATGATGAGTGATGATTCTGACAATAAAAACTATTGGGCCGCAGAAGTCCGTATTCTTAAAAAAGAGAAGCTGAAAAACTTCTTCAGGAATATTTTTGCAAAACCCCAGATAAAAAACAAGTGGAATGAACATGCTCAAAAAAATAATAAAATTTTCAAAACCCATCTAATAGAAATGAGCGAAACTTCAAAAGTAGACTTGGAGGCAATTTATAGGGACTACCTTACTGGTACCATAGATTTAGCAAGCGCACAAAAGAAGGTTTTGCTTATTGAGTATGATTTTGTGATCCTCCTCCGCGACTATATTGAAATAGAACCGGTTAATGAGTTTCAAATAGAAGATAAGCGTTTTACGGATGCCCTTATTACGGGTACCAGGGACACTATTGATTTTCACAAACACAAACTGCATATAGATGAAAGCGCTGAATGCAAAGTTATTGCTCCCGAAAGTACTAAAGATTCTGAAACAAAGTTCGCTGGGCAAGCAGCACTTTCAAATGTAAAAACCGAAAAAATACCCACAGAAATACCGGCTGTTATAATGGACTTAATTAAGAATAGCGGCATGGTAGAAGCTGAACGGGATATTAAGGGGCGATTCCACCCAAAAGGAACCTATAAAGATACGGCTATCATTGGATGGATTATTGATCATTCAAAAAACCAAAAAAATCTAACGGCTACTCTCTATGCCCAATACATTTATACAAGAATCAGTCAAGGCACTCTTGAAAAATATATAAGTACTGCCAGAAATTTGTAGTTTTCACAAAATCGGAATGAAATCGGCATAGAATCGGAAAACGGGAACATAAGAATAGTCAAGAATAGACCCATGAAGAGCCGCAGCGCATAGCTATGCGGCGCTTCAAAAAACTTTGTTGGAGGTTTTTATGGCGGTCTATTCAAAACAGGAGACGGCGAAACTACTCGGAATCGCGCCGGTCACCCTTGACCGGCTCAGGCGGCGGAAAAGCATTTCCTTTCGGAAAGTCGGCTCCCGTGTACTCTTTACCCAGGCGGACATTGATCAGTTCCTTGAGCAGAGCCTGGTCCCTTCTGCACGGGAGGTAACACCTTGCGAACGGAAGTAATACCCAGCGCCGAAACCCTGTTTGACCAAATCAAAACGGACATCACCAAGGAGCTTGCAGCAATCCCGTCTCATGGGAAAATTTGCTTTGAGCTGACCTTCCGGGATTATTACTTGCAACGGCTCCTGACCACGCGGGAAGTGAGCCATCTCTATGAAGGGGGTAAAAAATGAACATTGAGTACGCAATTAAATTTCGTTGCCAAGATTGTGGGGAGAGACATTGTGTTTATATCCGTTGCCCATTATACCAGATGGGAAATCATGACTGTACTGGTAATCGCACCGAGGCAATTCTCAAGTATTGCAAGTGGTGCATGAATGGGCATCCAATCACTGAATGTTCGGAACCGCTCTGCTCAATTTGGGAGTTCCGGAAGAAAACAAAAGGAGATTTGCATGTGGACTTTCTACCGCCCGATCCCAAACGGAGGATACTATGAGATTTGCCAATCCAACGGAAAAACATCGTTTCAAAACGCGGAAGGAAAGAAAGATTTTATCCGGGTTTCTCAAAGACGAAACGATCATGGCCCAGACGCTTATGAATATGTTCAGGCAAAAGCATATTGAACCGCCTGATGACGTATACCGGGGGCTGGCGTACTTCGTCAATGAAGAGTGGGCAATAAAAGCCGGGAGTCTCTGCCTTTTATACGAAACGAAAAAGCGGATTCAGGCTGAAATGCCCCCGGTTACCAAAGAAAACGCCATTGATCAGGTATATTACGTTTTCAAGATGTATAACGCCATACTGGCGAAGGAAGGGTTTTAATGGGTTCCGATATCGATAATACGCGGTCAAGTACCGCCGAATTTCATGAGAAACGGCATATTCAGGAGAAGGACAACGAATTGTTCCGGGTCCACATGCTCAAACAGGGTTTGTACCAATTCACCGATGCGACCAATGCGGAACGGCTAAAGAAAAAGTACGGTACTGATATCCGCTATGTCCCGAAATGGAAAACCTGGCTGGTCTGGAATGGGTGCTATTGGCAGGAAGATCCGGGCGCCCTGATCCATGCCAAAGGGCTGGATATGATCCGTTCGATTTACGATGAAATTCTTGAAACCGATGATTTCCACGAAAAGGAAACCATCGAAAAAGCAGCCATTCAAAGTGAATCTATGCGGCGGCGGGATGCCTTGATAAAAGCGGCCAGCCTCCATCCTGATCTAACCATTACGTTTGATGAGCTTGATACTGACCCTTTTTTGCTTAATGTGAAGAACGGAACTATCAACGTAACGACCGGAGAGTTTCGGGAACATCGGCGGGAAGATTACATCACCAAGATGTCAAACTTTACCTATGACCCGGCGGCGGAATGTCCGCTCTGGGAGAAGTTTATCCGTGAAATCATGAATTACAACGGCGAACTGGTTACCTTTCTACAGACCGCCCTTGGCTGGGGCATCACGGGTGATACCACTGAACAAGTCATGTTCATCCTTATCGGCAACGGCGCAAATGGCAAGAGTACCTGCATCAATGTTATTATGCATGCCCTGGGGGATTATGCGACTTCTACGCAGACTGAAACCTTTATGCGGAAGCAGAGCGATACTAACAGCAATGATCTGGCCCGTTTGCGGGGTATGCACTTTGTAACCACCACCGAAGCGGAACAGGGGCGGAAACTGTCGGAATCCTTGATAAAGCAGATC
This region includes:
- a CDS encoding DNA primase family protein — its product is MGSDIDNTRSSTAEFHEKRHIQEKDNELFRVHMLKQGLYQFTDATNAERLKKKYGTDIRYVPKWKTWLVWNGCYWQEDPGALIHAKGLDMIRSIYDEILETDDFHEKETIEKAAIQSESMRRRDALIKAASLHPDLTITFDELDTDPFLLNVKNGTINVTTGEFREHRREDYITKMSNFTYDPAAECPLWEKFIREIMNYNGELVTFLQTALGWGITGDTTEQVMFILIGNGANGKSTCINVIMHALGDYATSTQTETFMRKQSDTNSNDLARLRGMHFVTTTEAEQGRKLSESLIKQITGNDRMTARFLYSEYFTFLPTFKIFMATNHKPTISGTDHGIWRRIRIIPFNTTIAEENRDLNLGDKLMAESSGILNWLIKGAMRWKAERLSLPPEVKSATDEYREEMDIIGSFIKDRCEQKLGAEIRARELFKCYQDWCEENNEHGCTEKFFGLRLKELGIGQKRLSDARRWVNIMIKES
- a CDS encoding helix-turn-helix domain-containing protein translates to MAVYSKQETAKLLGIAPVTLDRLRRRKSISFRKVGSRVLFTQADIDQFLEQSLVPSAREVTPCERK